A genomic stretch from Kribbella amoyensis includes:
- a CDS encoding carbohydrate ABC transporter permease: MSALGALGTLGRGRPPGKKKKDNLAAYLFLSPWLLGLFLITIGPMIASLYLAFTDYNLIQAPQWIGLENFTRMLSDERLHNSLRVTFTYVFVSVPLQLAVALLLAVVLDRGVRGMAFYRSVFYLPSLLGSSVAIAILWKQVFGTEGLLNQVLGTFGIAGKGWISDPSTALGTLVVLNVWTFGAPMVIFLAGLRQIPAMYYEAASVDGAGVLRRFFSITMPLLTPIIFFNLVLQIIHAFQSFTQAFVVSGGTGGPSDSTMFYTLYLYDRGFGNFDMGYASAMAWFLLVIIGVFTAANFVASKYWVFYDD, from the coding sequence ATGAGTGCGCTGGGTGCCCTGGGCACGCTCGGGCGGGGCCGACCGCCAGGCAAGAAGAAAAAGGACAATCTCGCCGCGTACCTGTTCCTGTCGCCGTGGCTGCTCGGGTTGTTCCTGATCACGATCGGGCCGATGATCGCGTCGCTGTACCTCGCGTTCACGGACTACAACCTGATCCAGGCGCCGCAGTGGATCGGGCTGGAGAACTTCACCCGGATGCTGTCCGACGAGCGGCTGCACAACTCGCTCCGGGTCACCTTCACCTACGTGTTCGTGTCGGTCCCGTTGCAGCTGGCGGTGGCGCTGCTGCTGGCGGTCGTGCTGGACCGCGGGGTCCGCGGGATGGCGTTCTACCGTTCGGTCTTCTACCTGCCGTCGCTGCTCGGCTCGAGTGTCGCGATCGCGATCCTGTGGAAGCAGGTGTTCGGGACCGAGGGGCTGCTGAACCAGGTGCTCGGCACCTTCGGCATCGCCGGCAAGGGCTGGATCTCGGACCCGAGTACGGCGCTCGGCACCCTGGTGGTGCTGAACGTCTGGACGTTCGGGGCGCCGATGGTGATCTTCCTGGCCGGGCTGCGGCAGATCCCGGCGATGTACTACGAGGCCGCGTCGGTGGACGGGGCCGGGGTGCTGCGCCGGTTCTTCAGCATCACGATGCCGCTGCTCACCCCGATCATCTTCTTCAACCTGGTGCTGCAGATCATCCACGCGTTCCAGTCGTTCACGCAGGCCTTCGTGGTCTCCGGCGGAACGGGCGGGCCATCCGACTCGACGATGTTCTACACGCTCTACCTCTACGACCGTGGCTTCGGCAATTTCGACATGGGATACGCGTCGGCGATGGCGTGGTTCCTGCTCGTGATCATCGGGGTCTTCACCGCGGCGAACTTCGTCGCCTCGAAGTACTGGGTGTTCTATGACGACTGA
- a CDS encoding LacI family DNA-binding transcriptional regulator, whose protein sequence is MRLTQRDIARLARVSQTTVSLVLNNRTTASARIPAETRERVLKVIRETGYVADPLARRLLQQRNQILGVFTYESVFPSASADFYHPFLNGIEESAEELGCDLLLFTSAPVTADGRRRVFHDNNRLRIADGALLLGRWIPGEELSRLVTEKYPFVSVGRRDDPDDGTTVPYVGADYTSATATLTARAFELGHERVAFVGPGEGAESSADRLRGFRSVSPRGAHVPSAGRELTDVLHELLGQDVTAVFVEDLADADALADAARCRGLSVPGDLSVIALGDASRPVPSDADYSGFHIPRKEMGRQAVGLLEAILSGDPAEPQQLLSCELVEGSTLAEPRGL, encoded by the coding sequence ATGCGGTTGACCCAGCGGGACATCGCCCGGCTGGCTCGGGTGAGCCAGACGACGGTGTCGCTGGTGCTGAACAACCGCACCACCGCGTCCGCCCGGATCCCCGCCGAGACCCGCGAGCGGGTGCTGAAGGTGATCCGCGAGACCGGGTACGTCGCCGATCCGCTGGCCCGCCGGCTGCTCCAGCAGCGCAACCAGATCCTCGGCGTGTTCACCTACGAGTCGGTGTTCCCGAGTGCGAGCGCGGACTTCTACCACCCGTTCCTCAACGGCATCGAGGAGAGCGCCGAGGAGCTCGGCTGCGACCTGCTGCTGTTCACCAGCGCACCGGTCACCGCCGACGGCCGGCGCCGCGTCTTCCACGACAACAACCGGCTCCGGATCGCCGACGGCGCGCTACTCCTCGGCCGCTGGATCCCCGGCGAGGAGCTGAGCCGCCTGGTGACGGAGAAGTACCCGTTCGTGTCCGTCGGCCGCCGCGACGATCCCGACGACGGCACCACCGTGCCGTACGTCGGCGCCGACTACACCAGCGCGACCGCGACGCTGACGGCCCGTGCCTTCGAGCTGGGGCACGAGCGGGTCGCGTTCGTCGGTCCGGGTGAGGGCGCCGAGTCGTCCGCCGATCGGCTGCGCGGGTTCCGGTCGGTCTCGCCGCGTGGTGCCCATGTTCCGTCGGCCGGCCGCGAGCTGACCGACGTGCTGCACGAGCTGCTCGGCCAGGACGTCACCGCGGTCTTCGTGGAGGACCTGGCCGACGCGGACGCGCTCGCCGACGCGGCGCGGTGCCGGGGGCTGTCGGTCCCGGGCGACCTGTCGGTGATCGCGCTCGGTGACGCCAGCCGGCCGGTGCCGAGCGACGCCGACTACTCGGGGTTCCACATCCCCCGCAAGGAGATGGGCCGGCAGGCGGTCGGGTTGCTCGAGGCGATCCTGTCCGGCGACCCGGCCGAGCCCCAGCAACTGTTGTCCTGCGAACTCGTCGAGGGAAGCACCCTCGCAGAACCGAGAGGTCTCTAG
- a CDS encoding FAD-dependent oxidoreductase, with the protein MEADVLVIGGGLGGVAAALSALRAGRRVVMTEEFDWIGGQLTSQAVPPDEHTWVERFGVTASYRELRDGIRDYYRRYYPLTEASRAAAELNPGAGYVSKLCHEPRVALAVLEGMLAPYRASRRLQVLQPYKPVSASTDGDRVTSVVVRHRDTGEDLTLTAPYVLDATETGELLPLTGTEYVTGFEAQGTTGEPSAPAEAQPLNMQAVSYCFAVDHVDGDQVGDKPPNYSFWRNYQPAFWGDRMLSWNAPDPRTLATSRRTFTPNPDDDPLAVVADQRRTGGDTNLWTFRRIAARRHFLPGAYASDICLVNWPMVDYLEGPVIDVLDAETHLQGAKELSQAVFYWLQTEAPRPDGGTGFPGLRLRADVVGSADGLAQAPYIRESRRIAAEYTIVEQDLAVAVRGDRGAVEYEDSVGVGMYRIDLHPSTGGDNYIDVASSPFRIPLGALIPQRVDNLLPASKNLGTTHITNGCYRLHPVEWNIGEAAGLLAAFCLDRGVSPRAVRNTPALLGDFQARLVAQGVELSWPDVTGY; encoded by the coding sequence ATGGAAGCGGATGTCCTGGTCATCGGCGGCGGGCTCGGCGGGGTCGCCGCCGCCCTCTCCGCCCTGCGGGCCGGCCGACGGGTGGTGATGACCGAGGAGTTCGACTGGATCGGCGGCCAGCTGACCAGTCAGGCCGTCCCACCCGACGAGCACACCTGGGTCGAGCGGTTCGGCGTCACGGCGTCGTACCGCGAACTGCGGGACGGCATCCGCGACTACTACCGGCGGTACTACCCGCTGACCGAGGCGTCCCGGGCGGCCGCCGAGCTCAACCCGGGCGCCGGATACGTGTCGAAGCTGTGCCACGAGCCGCGGGTCGCGCTCGCCGTACTCGAGGGCATGCTCGCGCCGTACCGGGCGTCGCGCCGGCTCCAGGTGCTGCAGCCGTACAAGCCGGTGTCGGCCTCGACCGACGGCGACCGGGTCACCTCGGTGGTGGTGCGGCACCGTGACACCGGCGAGGACCTGACCCTGACCGCGCCGTACGTGCTGGACGCGACCGAGACCGGCGAGCTGCTGCCGCTGACCGGCACGGAGTACGTGACCGGGTTCGAGGCGCAGGGCACGACCGGGGAGCCGAGCGCACCGGCCGAGGCGCAGCCGCTGAACATGCAGGCGGTGTCGTACTGCTTCGCGGTGGACCACGTGGACGGCGACCAGGTCGGGGACAAACCGCCGAACTACTCGTTCTGGCGGAACTACCAGCCCGCGTTCTGGGGCGACCGGATGCTGTCCTGGAACGCGCCCGACCCGCGCACGCTGGCGACCTCGCGCCGGACCTTCACACCGAACCCGGACGACGACCCGCTGGCCGTGGTCGCGGACCAGCGCCGGACCGGTGGCGACACGAACCTGTGGACCTTCCGCCGGATCGCGGCCCGCCGGCACTTCCTGCCCGGGGCTTACGCGAGCGACATCTGCCTGGTGAACTGGCCGATGGTCGACTACCTGGAGGGTCCGGTGATCGACGTGCTGGACGCCGAGACGCACCTGCAGGGCGCGAAGGAGCTGTCCCAGGCGGTGTTCTACTGGCTGCAGACCGAGGCGCCCCGGCCCGACGGTGGGACCGGGTTCCCCGGGCTGCGGCTGCGCGCGGACGTGGTCGGCTCGGCCGACGGGCTCGCGCAGGCGCCGTACATCCGGGAGTCGCGCCGGATCGCGGCGGAGTACACGATCGTCGAGCAGGACCTGGCCGTCGCGGTCCGCGGCGACCGGGGCGCGGTCGAGTACGAGGACAGCGTCGGGGTCGGGATGTACCGGATCGACCTGCACCCGTCGACCGGCGGCGACAACTACATCGACGTGGCCAGCAGCCCGTTCCGGATCCCGCTCGGGGCGCTGATCCCGCAACGGGTGGACAACCTGCTGCCCGCGAGCAAGAACCTCGGCACCACCCACATCACCAACGGCTGTTACCGGCTGCACCCGGTCGAGTGGAACATCGGCGAAGCCGCCGGTCTGCTCGCCGCTTTCTGCCTGGACCGGGGCGTGAGCCCACGCGCGGTCCGCAACACCCCCGCGCTGCTCGGCGACTTCCAGGCCCGCCTGGTCGCCCAGGGCGTCGAACTGAGCTGGCCGGACGTCACCGGCTACTGA
- a CDS encoding ABC transporter substrate-binding protein, which produces MKLPKLKLSGLTAAGVAAALLALAGCGGGSGDEAASGPIDLRMTIWSANAKHTALFDQIAAAYKKDHPEIGKITFESIPYENYTTTLTTQIGGGNVPDLAWILESTAPDFVTSGALAPIDKDADLLPTTTTNWEQDGQLYAYPFSTSPLGVFVNTDLVTAAGRPTPAQQVAAGTWTWDQAIATGAAVQKSGKGGVVVGDFDFKGWDALNSIWAGWGARPWSEDGRTCGFDQPEMVAAMTAIHKMVFTDKAMPGPGVTKDFFAGDAAMVLTQISRAALLEKAKFKWDLVPLPKGPAGEYSVVGQAGIGVLKRGKHVDAAKEFLAYFTNQENSAKLAQFFPPPRKSQLTTDVLAKANPLLKPAQLQSVVIDGIERGDIKTSHVGYAELQQTVRAELDPLWKPDADVKAVMSGVCAKINPLLAK; this is translated from the coding sequence ATGAAACTCCCCAAGCTGAAGCTGTCCGGCCTGACCGCGGCCGGGGTGGCCGCGGCGCTGCTCGCCCTGGCCGGCTGCGGGGGCGGCTCCGGCGACGAAGCCGCTTCCGGACCGATCGACCTGCGGATGACGATCTGGAGCGCGAACGCCAAGCACACCGCGCTGTTCGACCAGATCGCCGCCGCGTACAAGAAGGACCATCCCGAGATCGGCAAGATCACCTTCGAGTCGATCCCGTACGAGAACTACACCACCACGCTCACCACCCAGATCGGCGGCGGCAACGTGCCCGACCTGGCCTGGATCCTGGAGAGCACGGCACCGGACTTCGTCACCTCGGGCGCGCTGGCGCCGATCGACAAGGACGCCGATCTGTTGCCGACCACAACGACCAACTGGGAGCAGGACGGTCAGCTGTACGCGTACCCGTTCTCGACCTCACCGCTGGGCGTCTTCGTCAACACCGACCTGGTGACGGCGGCCGGACGACCGACGCCGGCCCAGCAGGTCGCGGCCGGGACCTGGACCTGGGACCAGGCGATCGCGACCGGCGCCGCGGTGCAGAAGAGCGGCAAGGGCGGCGTCGTGGTCGGCGACTTCGACTTCAAGGGCTGGGACGCGCTGAACTCGATCTGGGCCGGCTGGGGCGCGCGGCCGTGGAGCGAGGACGGCAGGACCTGCGGGTTCGACCAGCCCGAGATGGTCGCCGCGATGACCGCGATCCACAAAATGGTGTTCACCGACAAGGCGATGCCGGGTCCGGGCGTGACCAAGGACTTCTTCGCCGGTGACGCCGCGATGGTGCTGACCCAGATCAGCCGGGCGGCGCTGCTGGAGAAGGCGAAGTTCAAGTGGGACCTGGTCCCGCTGCCGAAGGGACCCGCCGGGGAGTACTCGGTCGTCGGGCAGGCCGGGATCGGGGTGCTCAAGCGCGGCAAGCATGTGGACGCGGCGAAGGAGTTCCTCGCCTACTTCACCAACCAGGAGAACTCCGCCAAGCTGGCCCAGTTCTTCCCGCCGCCGCGCAAGTCCCAGCTCACCACCGACGTGCTGGCCAAGGCGAACCCGTTGCTCAAGCCGGCCCAGCTGCAGAGCGTCGTGATCGACGGCATCGAGCGCGGTGACATCAAGACCAGCCACGTCGGGTACGCCGAGCTCCAGCAGACCGTGCGGGCCGAGCTCGACCCGCTGTGGAAGCCGGACGCCGACGTCAAGGCGGTCATGTCCGGCGTCTGCGCCAAGATCAACCCGTTGCTGGCGAAATGA
- a CDS encoding carbohydrate ABC transporter permease → MTLLADKPAAVADTGPRRAPYWTMRRRDELAGWLMVAPQLAGIVAFVIVPLGLVVWYSLHEWNVLAGTFDFVGGANYEQLASDPRLGPALRATGIFSAGLVVLNLSLALFLAVLLNQKLRGTVVFRTLFFSPVVVTLVAWTIVWGFLLQDNGGVNAFLDLLGIDGPNWLRGSTTAMISVIVVQLFKGVGLNMVLFLAALQGVPAELYEAARIDGASAWARFRQVTLPLISPTILLTSILTIVGSLQVFAQIAVLTQGGPGTSTTVLVYYLYQQAFQFHHFGYGATLSLLLFVIVLALTVLQWRMRKRWVFHES, encoded by the coding sequence ATGACCCTGCTCGCCGACAAGCCCGCCGCGGTGGCCGACACCGGGCCGCGGCGGGCGCCGTACTGGACGATGCGGCGGCGCGACGAGCTGGCCGGCTGGCTGATGGTCGCGCCGCAGCTCGCCGGGATCGTTGCCTTCGTCATCGTTCCGCTCGGGCTGGTGGTCTGGTACAGCCTGCACGAGTGGAACGTGCTGGCCGGCACCTTCGACTTCGTCGGCGGCGCGAACTACGAGCAGCTCGCGTCCGATCCGCGGCTCGGTCCGGCGCTCCGGGCGACCGGGATCTTCTCGGCCGGCCTGGTGGTGCTGAACCTCAGCCTGGCGTTGTTCCTCGCGGTGCTGCTGAACCAGAAGCTCCGCGGCACCGTGGTGTTCCGGACGCTGTTCTTCTCACCGGTGGTGGTGACACTGGTCGCCTGGACGATCGTGTGGGGCTTCCTGCTGCAGGACAACGGTGGCGTCAACGCCTTCCTCGACCTGCTCGGGATCGACGGGCCGAACTGGTTGCGCGGTTCGACCACGGCGATGATCTCGGTGATCGTCGTGCAGTTGTTCAAGGGCGTCGGCCTGAACATGGTGCTCTTCCTGGCCGCGCTGCAGGGCGTACCGGCCGAGCTGTACGAGGCGGCCCGGATCGACGGCGCGTCCGCGTGGGCGCGGTTCCGGCAGGTCACGCTGCCGCTGATCAGCCCGACGATCCTGCTCACCTCGATCCTCACGATCGTGGGGTCGCTGCAGGTGTTCGCGCAGATCGCCGTGCTGACCCAGGGCGGGCCGGGGACGTCGACGACGGTGCTCGTGTACTACCTGTACCAGCAGGCCTTCCAGTTCCATCACTTCGGCTACGGGGCGACGCTCTCGCTGCTGTTGTTCGTCATCGTGCTCGCTCTGACCGTCCTGCAGTGGCGGATGCGCAAGAGGTGGGTCTTCCATGAGTCGTAG
- a CDS encoding carbohydrate ABC transporter permease translates to MSRRSKLVVYAVLLVCCVPFVFPTWWMATTSLKPVSEIFAFPPSLWPKDATLDAYRQVFELQPFGQQYLNSLYIAVVVTAGTLVVSSLAGYAFARIPFRGAGVVFVVVLAGLLVPNEVTIIPLYRMFDGLGLVNTHWPLILIPVLGAPSVLATFIMRQFFITLPRELEEAGRVDGLGRLGLFWRVALPLAKPAIGAVSIFTFLHSWNLFLEPIVFLSSKDKFTIPQALTQYVDAYGGAMWNVQLAAATLSALPVLIVFVLAQRQFVEGLAQTGLKG, encoded by the coding sequence ATGAGTCGTAGGTCGAAGCTGGTCGTCTATGCGGTCCTGCTGGTCTGCTGCGTGCCGTTCGTGTTCCCGACCTGGTGGATGGCGACCACGTCGCTGAAGCCGGTGAGCGAGATCTTCGCGTTCCCGCCATCGCTGTGGCCGAAGGATGCGACCCTGGACGCGTACCGGCAGGTGTTCGAGCTGCAGCCGTTCGGCCAGCAGTACCTGAACAGCCTGTACATCGCGGTCGTGGTGACGGCCGGGACGCTGGTGGTGTCCTCACTGGCCGGGTACGCCTTCGCCCGGATCCCGTTCCGCGGCGCCGGCGTGGTGTTCGTGGTCGTCCTGGCCGGCCTGCTGGTGCCGAACGAGGTGACGATCATCCCGCTGTACCGGATGTTCGACGGCCTCGGCCTGGTGAACACACACTGGCCGCTGATCCTCATCCCGGTCCTCGGCGCGCCCAGCGTGCTCGCGACGTTCATCATGCGGCAGTTCTTCATCACCCTGCCGCGCGAGCTGGAGGAGGCGGGCCGGGTGGACGGGCTGGGCCGGCTCGGGCTGTTCTGGCGGGTGGCGCTGCCGCTGGCGAAACCGGCGATCGGGGCGGTCTCGATCTTCACCTTCCTGCACAGCTGGAACCTGTTCCTCGAGCCGATCGTGTTCCTGTCCAGCAAGGACAAGTTCACCATCCCGCAGGCGCTGACCCAGTACGTCGACGCGTACGGCGGCGCGATGTGGAACGTCCAGCTCGCGGCCGCCACCCTGTCGGCCCTGCCGGTGCTGATCGTCTTCGTGCTCGCCCAGCGGCAGTTCGTCGAAGGCCTCGCCCAGACCGGCCTGAAGGGTTAG
- a CDS encoding STAS domain-containing protein yields MADEGTDLSVHIDRPGPYALVRLAGDVDIESSGELTETLKAVLATLGTAPLVIDLAEVEFMDSSGLGVLVGAHKEAEAQGGSLELVNPHPRVTKILRITKLHKVLTVRESLADATAANSDV; encoded by the coding sequence GTGGCTGACGAAGGCACAGATCTGTCCGTTCACATCGACCGTCCTGGCCCGTACGCGCTGGTCCGCCTCGCCGGAGACGTCGACATCGAATCCAGCGGTGAGCTGACCGAGACGTTGAAGGCGGTGCTCGCCACCCTCGGGACCGCGCCGCTCGTCATCGACCTGGCCGAGGTGGAGTTCATGGACTCCAGCGGCCTCGGGGTCCTGGTCGGCGCGCACAAGGAAGCCGAAGCCCAGGGCGGCTCGCTGGAGCTGGTGAACCCGCATCCCCGGGTCACGAAGATCCTGCGGATCACCAAGCTGCACAAGGTCCTGACCGTCCGCGAGTCCCTGGCCGACGCGACGGCGGCCAACAGTGACGTCTGA
- a CDS encoding PP2C family protein-serine/threonine phosphatase, which yields MGTEVASGTEVASGAAAALGEAARVEGALAEAGSAMTAPARVRPELVDEIAQTVAGSLNLRRMVLQLLTAVRPELADWAIVVLADLRGGAIRVYGGDDVGTKTRVTRRALSGTGLERILRSGRSELLHVALELADDESLSTLIPDGELRRQAASLRPVDVLGLGLTARGTTLGALIVVRGQGRGYDETDVATAEQLASRAALALDSARLYEERSQVARALQSSLVPPPLPVVPGIDFASRYRAAAEHLDIGGDFFDVYGAGDDWLVALGDVAGKGVHAAVLTGRARQSIRTAAYFERRPGPLLSALNAVVYEDRSDRFITVVCARVRIVPAGLEVDVAVAGHSAPLVLRAGGSIEQVDVEGTVAGVLAEVEYESTTVLLRPGETMLMFTDGVEEARGARGFYGLERVIELLTEYAGAGSEAIVSALEQDVVEHLDGRPHDDIALLAITCPGEA from the coding sequence TTGGGCACAGAGGTCGCCTCGGGTACCGAGGTCGCCTCGGGTGCCGCGGCTGCCTTGGGTGAGGCGGCGCGGGTCGAGGGTGCGCTGGCCGAGGCGGGGTCGGCCATGACGGCTCCGGCGCGGGTGCGGCCGGAGCTGGTCGACGAGATCGCCCAGACCGTCGCCGGGTCGCTGAACCTGCGCCGGATGGTCCTGCAACTGCTCACCGCGGTCCGGCCGGAGCTCGCCGACTGGGCGATCGTCGTCCTGGCCGATCTGCGCGGCGGCGCCATCCGGGTGTACGGCGGCGACGACGTCGGGACGAAGACTCGGGTCACCCGGCGCGCGCTCAGCGGTACAGGCCTGGAACGCATCCTGCGCAGCGGCCGGAGCGAGCTGCTGCACGTCGCACTGGAGCTGGCCGACGACGAGAGTCTCAGCACCCTGATCCCCGACGGCGAGCTCCGCCGGCAGGCCGCGTCGCTGCGGCCCGTCGACGTCCTCGGTCTCGGGCTCACCGCCCGCGGTACCACGCTCGGCGCACTCATCGTCGTCCGCGGCCAGGGCAGGGGGTACGACGAGACCGACGTCGCCACCGCCGAGCAGCTGGCGAGCCGGGCCGCGCTCGCGCTGGATTCGGCCCGGCTCTACGAGGAACGCAGCCAGGTCGCGCGGGCCCTGCAGTCCAGCCTGGTCCCGCCGCCGCTGCCCGTCGTCCCCGGGATCGACTTCGCTTCCCGGTACCGCGCCGCGGCGGAGCATCTCGACATCGGCGGGGACTTCTTCGACGTGTACGGCGCCGGGGACGACTGGCTGGTCGCCCTCGGCGACGTCGCCGGCAAGGGCGTGCACGCGGCGGTTCTCACCGGCCGCGCGCGGCAGAGCATCCGGACCGCGGCGTACTTCGAGCGCCGGCCCGGACCGTTGCTCTCAGCCCTCAACGCGGTGGTCTACGAGGATCGGTCCGACCGCTTCATCACCGTCGTCTGTGCCCGGGTCCGGATCGTGCCGGCCGGGCTGGAGGTCGACGTCGCGGTCGCCGGGCACTCGGCACCGCTGGTCCTCCGTGCCGGTGGGTCGATCGAGCAGGTCGACGTCGAGGGCACCGTCGCCGGAGTCCTGGCCGAGGTCGAGTACGAGTCCACCACGGTGCTGCTGCGGCCGGGCGAGACGATGCTGATGTTCACCGACGGCGTCGAGGAGGCCCGCGGTGCGCGCGGCTTCTACGGGCTGGAGCGCGTGATCGAGCTACTGACCGAGTACGCGGGCGCCGGCTCCGAGGCGATCGTGTCCGCGCTGGAGCAGGACGTGGTCGAGCACCTGGACGGACGGCCGCACGACGACATCGCGCTGCTGGCGATCACCTGCCCGGGTGAAGCGTGA
- a CDS encoding cobalamin B12-binding domain-containing protein, which translates to MTGGTPVVAASGDAGVRLGELRAEFEGALAATDTVAAVALMERALADQVDPVRLLVDVIAPAQRQVGVRWQQGEWSVAEEHAATAIAVAATEAVARVVRATPVTHGRVVVACAEREWHALPAMIVDCALRANGWNTTLLGASTSPVRLSQYLQDLGPDALAVSCSMLGALPTTRRFVEAATSAGIPAVVGGAAFGPDPDRALALGATAWAPDAESAVRAIGNLPAVVPAVEPLPAEPAAEQAALELDHRALVAEIGTQWRADPELDIRDDAVQQTLHSVWAALLTGDTRPVPETAEWIRILLTARAADPTLAADLGAATAAVLRDYPLAHRLVSTTWPTS; encoded by the coding sequence GTGACCGGGGGTACGCCGGTCGTCGCGGCGTCCGGTGACGCCGGGGTCCGGCTGGGCGAGTTGCGCGCGGAGTTCGAGGGCGCGCTGGCGGCGACCGACACGGTCGCGGCCGTCGCGTTGATGGAGCGGGCGTTGGCCGACCAGGTGGATCCGGTCCGGCTGCTGGTCGACGTGATCGCGCCCGCGCAACGGCAGGTCGGCGTCCGCTGGCAGCAGGGTGAGTGGTCGGTCGCGGAGGAGCACGCCGCCACCGCGATCGCCGTCGCCGCTACCGAAGCCGTTGCCCGCGTGGTTCGCGCGACCCCGGTCACGCACGGACGCGTCGTCGTCGCCTGCGCGGAGCGGGAGTGGCACGCGCTGCCCGCGATGATCGTGGACTGCGCGCTCCGGGCGAACGGCTGGAACACCACGTTGCTCGGTGCCTCGACGTCACCGGTCCGGCTCAGCCAGTACCTGCAGGACCTCGGTCCCGACGCGCTCGCGGTGAGCTGCTCGATGCTCGGCGCCCTGCCGACCACGCGTCGCTTCGTCGAGGCGGCCACCTCCGCGGGTATCCCGGCGGTGGTCGGTGGGGCCGCGTTCGGGCCGGATCCGGACCGCGCACTGGCCCTCGGCGCGACCGCCTGGGCCCCCGACGCGGAGTCCGCGGTACGGGCCATCGGCAACCTTCCCGCGGTCGTCCCGGCCGTCGAACCGCTCCCCGCCGAACCCGCCGCCGAGCAGGCCGCGCTCGAACTGGACCACCGCGCCCTGGTCGCCGAGATCGGTACTCAGTGGCGGGCGGATCCCGAGCTCGACATCCGTGACGACGCGGTGCAGCAGACCCTGCACTCGGTGTGGGCAGCCCTGCTGACCGGGGACACCCGGCCGGTGCCGGAGACCGCCGAGTGGATCAGGATCCTGCTCACCGCCCGGGCCGCCGATCCCACCCTGGCCGCGGACCTGGGTGCCGCGACGGCCGCGGTACTGCGGGACTATCCGTTGGCGCACCGATTGGTCAGTACTACCTGGCCGACCAGCTGA
- a CDS encoding dihydrofolate reductase family protein encodes MSFHAAVFIAVSLDGFIAREDGSIDWLTERGEQAGDTGYDEFVATVDTMVMGRATYEKVLTFGTWPYEGKQVEVLSTTLPADVDERIIVHRTLDGLVETLNDRGAQRIYVDGGRLIQTFLRAGLLNELTITTAPVLLGRGLPLFGDLDGEIELNHNATRTLKAGFVQSDYTVRR; translated from the coding sequence GTGAGCTTTCACGCGGCGGTTTTCATCGCGGTCAGCCTGGACGGGTTCATCGCCCGCGAGGACGGGTCCATCGACTGGCTGACCGAGCGCGGCGAGCAGGCCGGCGACACGGGGTACGACGAGTTCGTCGCGACCGTCGACACGATGGTGATGGGGCGCGCCACGTACGAGAAGGTGCTGACGTTCGGCACCTGGCCGTACGAGGGCAAGCAGGTCGAGGTCCTGAGTACGACGTTGCCGGCCGACGTGGACGAGCGGATCATCGTCCACCGCACCCTCGACGGGCTGGTCGAGACGTTGAACGACCGTGGCGCGCAGCGGATCTACGTGGACGGCGGCCGGCTGATCCAGACGTTCCTGCGGGCCGGTCTGCTGAACGAACTGACCATCACCACGGCACCGGTACTGCTCGGCCGCGGCCTGCCGCTCTTCGGCGACCTGGACGGCGAGATCGAGCTCAACCACAACGCCACCCGCACCCTGAAGGCCGGCTTCGTCCAGTCGGACTACACGGTCCGACGCTGA